A DNA window from Oleomonas cavernae contains the following coding sequences:
- a CDS encoding efflux RND transporter periplasmic adaptor subunit: protein MTAASPPRPAPVPRRRWWLIALVVLVVVALAGWWFSGSGNGAAVQYVTAEVGRGDIEDTVSALGNLQPRDYVDVGTQVSGQLKTIHVDVGDTVKQGDLLAEIDPTVYQTRVAADQAQLLALKAQLADREAQQVLAAQQLKRQKQMWAQKATTEEAVQTAEATLKSASALIDQIKAQIQQTESTLNGDQANLGYTKIYAPMAGTVTSLTARKGQTLNANQTAPIILQIADLSVMTVQTQVSEADISRLKVGMDAYFTTLGGGDKRWIGKLNQIMPTPTVVNNVVLYNALFDVDNADGRLMTQMSAQVFFLVAAAKDVVTVPVAALKAPGPRPGAPAAAPAQGGQGRTGKPYRVMVMGEDGKPAERRVRIGVMNRVSAEVLEGLEPGDVVVVGTRSTTPAATPATGGPPGMGATRPRLGAL from the coding sequence ATGACTGCCGCCAGTCCGCCCCGCCCAGCGCCCGTGCCCCGCCGCCGCTGGTGGCTGATCGCCCTTGTCGTGCTGGTGGTCGTGGCGCTGGCCGGCTGGTGGTTCTCCGGCTCCGGCAACGGCGCCGCCGTCCAGTATGTCACCGCCGAGGTCGGCCGCGGCGATATCGAGGATACGGTCTCGGCCCTGGGCAATTTGCAGCCGCGCGACTATGTCGATGTCGGCACCCAGGTCTCGGGCCAGCTCAAGACCATCCATGTCGATGTTGGCGACACGGTCAAGCAGGGCGACCTGCTGGCCGAAATCGACCCCACCGTCTATCAGACCAGGGTCGCCGCCGACCAGGCGCAGTTGCTGGCGCTGAAGGCGCAATTGGCCGATCGCGAGGCCCAGCAAGTCCTGGCGGCCCAGCAGCTCAAGCGCCAGAAGCAGATGTGGGCGCAGAAGGCGACGACCGAGGAGGCGGTGCAGACCGCGGAAGCCACCCTGAAGTCGGCCAGCGCCCTGATCGACCAGATCAAGGCCCAGATCCAGCAGACGGAATCGACCCTGAACGGCGACCAGGCCAACCTCGGCTATACCAAGATCTATGCCCCCATGGCCGGCACGGTGACCTCGCTGACCGCGCGCAAGGGCCAGACCCTGAACGCCAACCAGACCGCGCCGATCATCCTGCAAATCGCCGACCTGTCGGTGATGACGGTGCAGACGCAGGTGTCGGAGGCCGACATCTCGCGCCTGAAGGTGGGGATGGATGCCTATTTCACCACGCTGGGCGGCGGCGACAAGCGCTGGATCGGCAAGCTGAATCAGATCATGCCGACGCCCACCGTGGTCAACAATGTCGTGCTCTACAACGCCCTGTTCGATGTCGACAATGCCGACGGCCGCCTGATGACGCAGATGAGCGCCCAGGTGTTTTTCCTCGTCGCCGCGGCCAAGGACGTGGTGACGGTGCCGGTCGCCGCGCTGAAGGCGCCGGGGCCGCGGCCGGGCGCGCCGGCGGCCGCCCCGGCCCAGGGCGGCCAGGGCCGTACCGGCAAGCCCTACCGGGTCATGGTCATGGGCGAAGACGGCAAGCCGGCCGAACGCCGGGTTCGCATCGGCGTGATGAACCGCGTCTCGGCCGAGGTGCTGGAGGGCCTGGAGCCGGGCGACGTGGTCGTGGTCGGCACCCGCAGCACGACCCCCGCCGCCACCCCCGCCACCGGCGGCCCGCCCGGCATGGGCGCCACGAGGCCGCGGCTGGGAGCGCTGTAA
- a CDS encoding energy transducer TonB — protein MSSDNKSASVTVGVSLAVHATAILLLVLVFDAPTSGAVVPAPQTMELMLPPMMTEAQPVQAVESPPVEEVKPQDVVEPEPEPVTVPVMAEAVEVAEAEVVVVKEPEPEKPKPPKPKPRREAERPRPPKPVEEVAPAPPSPPAAVAAVVTPAPAIVSGGGDPGARADYGAKVAAWINRHKRYSERAERRQIEGMPWVRFVLDRQGNVVSCTLHKSSGRPELDEAALDTIARGNPFPVMPDEMPDETKAFIVPIDFSIKKRR, from the coding sequence ATGAGCAGCGACAACAAATCCGCTTCCGTTACCGTCGGCGTCTCACTGGCCGTCCATGCGACCGCGATCCTGCTGCTGGTGCTGGTATTCGACGCGCCCACCAGCGGCGCCGTGGTGCCGGCGCCGCAAACGATGGAACTGATGCTGCCGCCGATGATGACCGAGGCGCAGCCGGTCCAGGCGGTGGAATCCCCGCCGGTCGAAGAGGTCAAGCCCCAGGACGTGGTGGAGCCCGAGCCGGAGCCCGTCACCGTGCCGGTCATGGCGGAAGCGGTCGAGGTTGCCGAGGCTGAAGTCGTTGTGGTCAAGGAACCGGAACCGGAAAAGCCCAAGCCGCCCAAGCCCAAGCCCCGCCGCGAGGCCGAACGGCCCAGGCCGCCCAAGCCGGTGGAGGAGGTCGCTCCCGCCCCGCCGTCGCCGCCTGCCGCCGTTGCGGCGGTCGTCACCCCGGCCCCGGCGATCGTCTCGGGCGGCGGCGATCCCGGTGCCCGGGCCGATTATGGCGCGAAGGTCGCGGCCTGGATCAATCGCCACAAGCGCTATTCCGAGCGGGCCGAACGGCGCCAGATCGAAGGCATGCCCTGGGTGCGTTTCGTGCTCGACCGCCAGGGCAATGTCGTCAGTTGCACCCTGCACAAGTCGAGCGGCCGGCCGGAACTGGACGAGGCGGCGCTGGACACCATCGCCCGGGGCAATCCTTTCCCCGTCATGCCCGACGAAATGCCGGACGAGACCAAGGCCTTCATCGTCCCCATCGATTTCAGCATCAAGAAGCGCCGTTGA
- a CDS encoding ExbD/TolR family protein — MAASMMPGPGSGDEGGSLYKPVAEINVTPFVDVMLVLLIIFMVAAPLMMVGVPVQLPKSAAAKLNAPQEPLIVSIDETGKTFIDKDGLDDGALLARLKDLATATPDRVVYVRGDRTIQYGRIMEVMGIVSTAGFTRLSMIAETAKAPQ; from the coding sequence ATGGCCGCGTCGATGATGCCGGGCCCCGGCAGTGGTGACGAAGGCGGCAGCCTTTACAAGCCGGTGGCTGAAATCAACGTGACGCCCTTCGTCGACGTCATGCTGGTGCTGCTGATCATCTTCATGGTCGCGGCACCGCTGATGATGGTGGGCGTGCCCGTGCAATTGCCCAAGTCGGCGGCGGCCAAGCTGAATGCCCCGCAGGAACCGCTCATCGTCTCGATCGACGAGACCGGCAAGACCTTCATCGACAAGGACGGCCTGGACGACGGCGCGCTGCTGGCCCGGCTGAAGGACCTGGCCACGGCGACGCCCGACCGGGTGGTCTATGTCCGCGGCGACCGCACCATCCAGTACGGCCGCATCATGGAAGTCATGGGCATCGTCTCCACCGCCGGCTTCACCAGGCTGTCGATGATCGCCGAGACGGCCAAGGCGCCGCAGTAA
- a CDS encoding MotA/TolQ/ExbB proton channel family protein, whose product MEPTAPTTPGAAAATAIPPVPSTTPLDPAVTAATPLDPASAPDLAAQAHDLTISGLFLQADPVVKAVMVLLIVASIITWGIALEKALRLRRLRREVTRFEAAVAAREGAAAAARLDGLPRTAVDAGLVEWRELAGEETDERRNRAEQAMRLTSAEGLRGVEQGLPFLATVGSAAPFIGLFGTVWGILNSFTSIANSQDTSLAVVAPGIAEALFATAIGLVAAIPAVMFYNAFATQLGRVGQRLSTGIARLSSQLGRAKPAELRRAAE is encoded by the coding sequence ATGGAGCCGACCGCCCCCACCACCCCCGGCGCCGCCGCCGCCACGGCGATTCCGCCGGTGCCCAGCACCACGCCGCTGGATCCTGCCGTTACCGCGGCCACCCCGCTCGACCCGGCGTCCGCCCCCGACCTGGCGGCCCAGGCCCATGACCTGACCATTTCCGGCCTGTTCCTGCAGGCCGACCCGGTGGTGAAGGCGGTGATGGTCCTGCTCATCGTGGCCTCGATCATCACCTGGGGCATCGCTTTGGAGAAGGCGTTGCGCCTGCGCCGCCTGCGCCGCGAGGTCACCCGCTTCGAGGCCGCCGTGGCCGCCCGCGAGGGGGCCGCCGCCGCGGCCCGGCTGGACGGCCTGCCGCGCACGGCGGTCGACGCCGGCCTGGTCGAATGGCGCGAACTGGCCGGTGAGGAAACCGACGAGCGCCGCAACCGCGCCGAACAGGCCATGCGCCTGACCAGTGCCGAGGGCCTGCGCGGCGTCGAGCAGGGCCTGCCGTTCCTGGCCACGGTGGGCTCCGCCGCGCCCTTCATCGGCCTGTTCGGCACGGTCTGGGGCATTCTCAACAGCTTCACCTCGATCGCCAACAGCCAGGATACCAGCCTGGCCGTGGTGGCGCCCGGCATCGCCGAGGCCTTGTTCGCCACCGCCATCGGCCTGGTCGCCGCGATCCCGGCGGTAATGTTCTACAATGCCTTCGCCACCCAGTTGGGCCGCGTGGGCCAGCGCCTGTCGACCGGTATCGCCCGGTTGAGCAGCCAGTTGGGGCGCGCCAAGCCGGCCGAGCTGCGCCGCGCGGCGGAGTAG
- a CDS encoding Fe2+-dependent dioxygenase, whose amino-acid sequence MLIAIPDLLNPAEVRDLRARLEASPWVDGKVTAGEQSAKAKFNLQVPETSPVARELADRILRALGTNPEFISAAQPLRVYPPLFNRYDTGMKFDAHVDNAIRGVTGHNLRIRTDVSATLFLTPPEDYDGGELIIEDTFGTQPVKLPAGHMVLYPSTSLHKVAPVTRGSRWASFFWVQSMVRDDGERRLLWELDTAIRRLRGELSDDHPSVRSLTATYHNLLRRWAEL is encoded by the coding sequence ATGCTGATCGCCATTCCCGACCTGCTGAACCCCGCCGAGGTGCGCGACCTGCGCGCCAGGCTCGAAGCCTCGCCCTGGGTCGACGGCAAGGTCACGGCGGGGGAGCAGTCGGCCAAGGCCAAGTTCAATCTCCAAGTGCCGGAGACTTCGCCCGTCGCCCGCGAGTTGGCCGACCGCATCCTGCGCGCGCTGGGCACCAACCCGGAATTCATCAGCGCGGCCCAGCCGCTGCGGGTCTATCCGCCGCTGTTCAATCGCTACGACACCGGCATGAAGTTCGATGCCCATGTCGACAATGCCATCCGCGGGGTTACCGGGCACAACCTGCGTATCCGCACCGATGTCTCGGCCACCCTGTTCCTGACACCCCCTGAGGATTACGACGGCGGCGAGTTGATCATCGAGGATACTTTCGGCACCCAGCCGGTGAAGCTGCCGGCCGGGCACATGGTGCTCTATCCATCGACCAGCCTGCACAAGGTGGCGCCGGTGACCCGGGGCAGCCGCTGGGCCTCGTTCTTCTGGGTCCAGTCGATGGTGCGCGACGACGGCGAGCGCCGCCTGCTGTGGGAGCTGGACACCGCCATCCGTCGCCTGCGCGGCGAGCTGAGCGACGATCACCCCTCGGTGCGCTCGCTGACCGCGACCTATCACAACCTGCTCCGCCGCTGGGCTGAATTGTGA
- a CDS encoding TonB-dependent receptor yields the protein MDRSNWYGTQLDHDDTVADIVTVRLSHRANDWLQIANDTRVGYYTRDFLPTAPSCNSTNNAANGGSNCLANLFDGNPATVPFGGLGGPSSPYYLDQWGAQNVTTATADFSVGGFKNQFIAGLDVSYEYAERTNTVNTGLGRPTTSNLLDPTSPDWSPNFIASTDRETDSTSFALFVSEQFWITDELSILAGLRWEDYKAESDLTDKFCPTQPNTVPVPPPPVGCSGYSTAPTPTTPGNYIPRTPGPTVSSLEVSEDLLDPKASVIWEPTESQTYYVSWSKSSQPATGAAAGNASTPISETQQALKPTTGETYEAGAKFGLFGDKLGLGLSVFQIERDNVKTLEGGEVVAAGQSIRSRGFEVSATGQITDKWVVQASYAYLDAEVLNFGNANPLINAAIAGKEATNAPENSASLWTTYMPFDDLTLGGGVQYRDEVVLNYSATVAGGVVTGVTENRAPYYLSFDAMASYEIGDGVVVQVNGYNLLDRDDNYAQTQNSRLVPAAGRTVIFSTQATF from the coding sequence GTGGATCGCTCGAACTGGTACGGCACCCAGCTCGATCACGACGACACGGTGGCCGATATCGTGACCGTCCGCCTTTCCCACCGGGCGAACGACTGGCTGCAGATCGCCAATGATACCCGCGTGGGCTACTACACCCGCGACTTCCTGCCGACCGCGCCCAGTTGCAATTCGACCAACAACGCTGCCAACGGCGGCAGCAACTGTCTTGCCAATCTCTTCGACGGCAATCCCGCGACTGTGCCCTTTGGCGGTCTCGGCGGCCCCTCGTCGCCCTACTATCTCGACCAGTGGGGCGCGCAGAACGTCACCACCGCGACGGCCGATTTTTCCGTCGGCGGCTTCAAGAACCAGTTCATCGCAGGCCTCGACGTTTCCTATGAGTATGCCGAGCGGACGAACACGGTGAACACCGGGCTGGGCCGTCCCACCACCAGCAACCTGCTCGATCCCACGAGCCCCGACTGGTCGCCCAATTTCATCGCATCGACCGATCGCGAGACCGACTCGACCAGTTTCGCCTTGTTCGTCAGCGAGCAGTTCTGGATCACCGACGAATTGTCCATCCTCGCCGGCCTGCGCTGGGAAGATTACAAGGCCGAGTCGGACCTCACCGACAAGTTCTGCCCAACACAGCCCAACACGGTACCCGTTCCCCCGCCCCCCGTTGGATGCTCGGGCTACTCGACGGCCCCGACCCCGACCACACCGGGCAACTACATCCCACGCACCCCGGGACCGACCGTTTCGTCGTTGGAGGTCTCCGAGGACCTGCTGGACCCCAAGGCCAGCGTGATCTGGGAGCCGACGGAGAGCCAGACCTACTACGTCTCCTGGTCCAAGTCGTCGCAGCCGGCGACCGGCGCCGCGGCCGGCAATGCCAGCACCCCGATCAGCGAGACCCAGCAAGCGCTCAAGCCGACCACCGGCGAGACTTACGAAGCCGGGGCCAAGTTCGGCCTGTTCGGCGACAAGCTCGGCCTGGGCCTTTCGGTGTTCCAGATCGAGCGCGACAATGTGAAGACGCTGGAAGGCGGCGAGGTTGTCGCGGCGGGGCAGAGCATCCGCAGCCGCGGTTTCGAGGTTTCCGCCACCGGCCAGATCACCGACAAATGGGTGGTGCAGGCCAGCTACGCCTATCTCGATGCCGAGGTTCTGAACTTCGGCAACGCGAATCCCCTGATCAATGCGGCAATCGCCGGCAAGGAAGCCACCAACGCGCCCGAGAACTCGGCGAGCCTGTGGACCACCTACATGCCCTTCGACGACCTGACCCTGGGCGGCGGCGTGCAGTATCGCGACGAGGTGGTGCTCAACTACTCGGCCACCGTCGCCGGCGGCGTGGTGACCGGTGTGACCGAGAACCGTGCCCCCTATTACCTCTCGTTCGACGCCATGGCGTCCTACGAGATCGGCGACGGTGTTGTCGTCCAGGTGAACGGCTACAACCTGCTCGACCGCGACGACAACTACGCCCAGACCCAGAACAGCCGCCTCGTTCCCGCCGCTGGCCGGACGGTCATCTTCTCGACTCAGGCAACCTTCTGA
- a CDS encoding TonB-dependent receptor, translating into MAEFSITSPRRRVSHLAMLVVLGAAPMAVAPALAGERDSAVTADGAWAATAASGQTAETLPTVTVEGERAPANNQQRSTGLDRLPQSIQDTPQSVQVVNQQTLRQQGITTLDQALRNIPGITTAIGEGGTMNGDQFRIRGFDSMNDIYTDGLRDFGVYTRDTFNTESVEVFLGSSAQSFGRGNFGGSINQTTKVPVLDDFITLRGELGLGPHLRTTGDANYQIGDTTALRLNVMYTDQETVGRDGPESKRWGIAPSIGFGLGTDTSLTVAYIHQEDNRVPDYGIPVVLAPGPASAAPPRWIARTGTAPSSITTTRWPIS; encoded by the coding sequence ATGGCTGAGTTTTCGATTACCTCACCGCGTCGCCGGGTTTCCCACCTGGCCATGCTCGTCGTCCTGGGCGCTGCCCCGATGGCAGTCGCCCCGGCACTGGCCGGCGAGCGCGACAGCGCCGTCACCGCCGACGGCGCCTGGGCCGCGACCGCCGCCAGCGGCCAGACCGCCGAAACCCTGCCCACCGTCACGGTGGAAGGCGAGCGTGCGCCGGCAAACAACCAGCAGCGCTCGACCGGCCTCGACCGCCTGCCGCAATCCATCCAGGACACGCCGCAGAGCGTCCAGGTCGTCAATCAGCAGACGCTGCGCCAGCAGGGCATAACCACCCTCGACCAGGCGCTGCGCAACATTCCCGGCATCACCACGGCGATCGGTGAGGGCGGGACGATGAACGGCGACCAGTTCCGCATCCGCGGCTTCGATTCGATGAACGACATCTACACCGATGGCCTGCGCGATTTCGGCGTCTATACCCGCGACACCTTCAACACCGAGAGCGTCGAGGTCTTCCTGGGCTCGTCGGCGCAAAGCTTCGGCCGCGGCAACTTCGGCGGTTCCATCAACCAGACCACCAAGGTGCCGGTGCTTGACGATTTCATCACCCTGCGCGGCGAACTGGGGCTGGGGCCTCACCTGCGCACGACGGGCGATGCCAACTATCAGATCGGCGACACCACGGCGCTGCGCCTGAACGTCATGTATACCGACCAGGAGACGGTCGGCCGCGATGGCCCGGAATCGAAGCGCTGGGGCATCGCCCCCTCGATCGGTTTCGGCTTGGGCACCGACACCAGCCTGACGGTCGCCTACATCCACCAGGAAGACAATCGCGTCCCCGACTATGGCATCCCGGTCGTGCTGGCCCCGGGGCCAGCGTCGGCGGCCCCGCCCCGGTGGATCGCTCGAACTGGTACGGCACCCAGCTCGATCACGACGACACGGTGGCCGATATCGTGA
- a CDS encoding PepSY-associated TM helix domain-containing protein — translation MTASPRGRLRRLWLNIHLWIGVGLCLLAVPVSLTGSVLVWHDTIEEMLEPQRYAVTGDTLGVPLSTLVETAQDILTGATVTQIRLPTQAGQPASVVARPAKAASPRETVSVWIDPPTGKVLDIGPTNNAFMRLMHDFHGNLLVPQWSGRQIVGWVGVGMLILSLSGIYLWWPRRQSFIRALGWRTGMRTTANLHHLAGFWISIPLAILSLTGMYISFPQTARAALGSLAPCRPRRRARRGCKAPRPPWASRG, via the coding sequence ATGACCGCCTCCCCCCGCGGCCGCCTGCGGCGCCTGTGGCTCAACATTCACCTGTGGATCGGCGTCGGCCTCTGCCTGCTGGCGGTCCCCGTCAGCCTGACCGGCAGCGTCCTGGTCTGGCACGACACGATCGAGGAAATGCTGGAGCCGCAGCGCTACGCCGTCACCGGCGATACCCTGGGCGTGCCGCTGAGCACTTTGGTGGAGACCGCGCAGGACATCCTGACCGGCGCCACCGTCACCCAGATCCGCCTGCCCACGCAGGCGGGCCAGCCGGCCTCGGTCGTGGCCCGGCCGGCCAAGGCCGCCTCGCCGCGCGAGACGGTCAGCGTCTGGATCGACCCGCCCACCGGCAAGGTCCTGGACATCGGGCCGACCAACAATGCCTTCATGCGCCTGATGCACGATTTCCACGGCAACCTGCTGGTGCCGCAATGGTCCGGGCGGCAGATCGTCGGCTGGGTCGGCGTGGGCATGCTGATCCTGTCCCTCTCGGGGATCTATCTGTGGTGGCCGCGGCGGCAGTCCTTCATCCGCGCGCTGGGCTGGCGCACGGGCATGCGCACCACCGCCAACCTGCACCACCTGGCGGGCTTCTGGATCTCGATCCCGCTGGCGATCCTCTCGCTCACGGGGATGTATATCTCGTTCCCGCAGACCGCGCGGGCGGCGCTGGGCAGCCTCGCCCCCTGTCGGCCCAGGCGCCGCGCCCGCCGGGGATGCAAGGCCCCGCGACCCCCTTGGGCCAGCCGCGGATGA
- a CDS encoding PepSY-associated TM helix domain-containing protein, with product MTPDDALRAAVEKGPAGYVAATITLPTQQAPAWRVVLTGDGVNATVNVDDATGAVRLPPAPAQPSSGDLIARWMRWLHVGTNTGLVWQAVIFVGGLLPALFAVTGIMMWLRRRKTEQAMAARRARNQARGALPQPNAGAGAE from the coding sequence ATGACACCCGACGACGCCCTGCGGGCGGCGGTCGAGAAGGGCCCGGCGGGTTACGTGGCGGCCACCATCACCCTGCCCACGCAGCAGGCGCCCGCGTGGCGCGTGGTGCTGACCGGCGACGGCGTCAATGCCACGGTCAATGTCGACGATGCCACGGGCGCCGTGCGCCTGCCGCCCGCCCCAGCGCAGCCAAGTTCAGGCGACTTGATCGCCCGCTGGATGCGCTGGCTCCATGTCGGCACCAACACCGGCCTGGTCTGGCAGGCGGTGATCTTCGTCGGCGGCCTGCTGCCCGCCCTGTTCGCCGTCACCGGCATCATGATGTGGCTGCGCCGTCGCAAGACCGAGCAGGCCATGGCGGCGCGCCGTGCGCGCAACCAGGCGCGCGGCGCGCTGCCTCAGCCCAATGCCGGGGCGGGCGCCGAATAG
- a CDS encoding allophanate hydrolase-related protein: protein MVVVGAHLSGMPLNHQLTGSGGVLLKHCRTAADYRLYALPGTVPPKPGLIHEPGFEGPGLEVEVWGLSPAAFGRFVAAIPAPLGVGKVRLDDGSEASGFLCEAHALRGAPEITHLGGWRAYSAPAPALG from the coding sequence GTGGTGGTGGTGGGCGCCCATCTCTCGGGCATGCCGCTCAATCACCAACTGACCGGTTCAGGCGGCGTGCTGCTCAAGCACTGCCGCACGGCGGCCGACTACCGCCTCTATGCCCTGCCCGGCACGGTGCCGCCCAAGCCGGGCCTGATCCACGAACCGGGCTTCGAGGGGCCGGGGCTGGAGGTCGAGGTCTGGGGCCTTTCGCCCGCCGCCTTCGGCCGCTTCGTCGCCGCCATCCCGGCGCCGCTGGGGGTGGGCAAGGTCCGCCTCGACGACGGCAGCGAAGCCTCGGGTTTCCTGTGCGAGGCCCATGCCCTCCGGGGCGCGCCGGAGATCACCCACCTGGGCGGCTGGCGGGCCTATTCGGCGCCCGCCCCGGCATTGGGCTGA
- the atzF gene encoding allophanate hydrolase translates to MKLPKLLTIETLSRAYAAGSLSPLAVIEAVIERIEAWPDPAVWISRFDDDALRAAAEALMAKGPSPGQPLWGIPFAVKDNIDCAGLDTTAACPAFAYAPAADSTVVARLRAAGAIPVGKTNLDQFATGLNGTRSPYGAPRSVFHPDYVSGGSSSGSGVAVAAGLVAFSLGTDTAGSGRVPAAFNNIVGVKPTKGMLSTTGLVPACRSLDCITVFAATAGEGDLVRGIAAGLDPTDAYSRSAAPVLLPTAALRVGVPVGAEREFFEDGANAGLFQAAIDALEDLGCTIVEIDFAPFREAASLLYGGPWVAERLAAIEGFHQTNAADIDPTVRKIVEGAIGISAVEAFRGAYALEAFRQRTAAEWAKADILMLPTAPILPTVAAMQADPIGLNAKLGRYTNFVNLLDNCAIAVPAGLRNDGLPFGVTLVAPAFADAALAVWADRLHRITGAGIGLDTDANLARFAPPPGRMSSVFRWWWWAPISRACRSITN, encoded by the coding sequence ATGAAACTCCCCAAGCTCCTGACCATCGAGACCCTGTCTCGGGCCTATGCCGCGGGAAGCCTGAGCCCCCTCGCGGTGATCGAGGCGGTGATCGAACGCATCGAGGCCTGGCCCGATCCGGCGGTCTGGATCAGCCGTTTCGACGACGACGCCCTGCGCGCGGCCGCCGAGGCCCTGATGGCCAAGGGGCCGTCGCCCGGGCAGCCGCTGTGGGGCATTCCCTTTGCGGTGAAGGACAATATCGACTGTGCCGGGCTCGACACCACGGCGGCCTGCCCGGCCTTTGCCTATGCCCCGGCGGCGGATTCGACGGTGGTGGCCAGGCTGCGCGCGGCCGGCGCGATCCCCGTGGGCAAGACCAACCTGGACCAGTTCGCCACCGGCCTGAACGGCACCCGCTCGCCCTATGGCGCGCCACGTTCCGTGTTTCATCCCGATTATGTCTCGGGCGGTTCCAGCTCGGGCTCGGGCGTGGCCGTGGCGGCGGGCCTGGTCGCCTTCTCGCTGGGCACCGACACCGCCGGCTCGGGCCGGGTGCCGGCGGCCTTCAACAATATCGTCGGGGTGAAGCCGACCAAGGGCATGCTGTCCACCACCGGCCTGGTGCCGGCCTGCCGCAGCCTGGACTGCATCACCGTCTTTGCCGCCACGGCAGGTGAGGGGGACCTGGTGCGTGGCATCGCCGCCGGCCTCGACCCGACCGACGCCTATTCGCGCAGCGCCGCGCCGGTGCTGCTGCCGACCGCGGCATTGAGGGTCGGCGTGCCGGTGGGGGCGGAGCGCGAGTTCTTCGAGGACGGCGCCAATGCCGGCTTGTTCCAGGCGGCGATCGATGCCCTGGAAGACCTGGGCTGCACCATCGTCGAGATCGATTTCGCACCCTTCCGCGAGGCTGCCAGCCTGCTCTATGGCGGGCCCTGGGTGGCGGAGCGCCTGGCCGCGATCGAGGGTTTCCACCAGACCAATGCGGCCGATATCGACCCCACCGTGCGCAAGATCGTCGAGGGTGCCATCGGCATCAGCGCGGTCGAGGCCTTCCGCGGCGCCTATGCCCTGGAGGCGTTCCGCCAGCGCACGGCGGCGGAATGGGCCAAGGCCGACATCCTGATGCTGCCCACGGCACCCATCCTGCCGACGGTCGCGGCCATGCAGGCCGATCCGATCGGGCTCAATGCCAAGCTCGGCCGCTATACCAATTTCGTGAACCTGCTGGACAATTGCGCCATCGCCGTGCCGGCGGGCCTGCGCAACGACGGCCTGCCCTTCGGCGTCACCCTGGTGGCGCCGGCCTTTGCCGATGCGGCGCTGGCGGTATGGGCGGACCGGCTGCACCGCATCACCGGGGCGGGTATCGGCCTCGACACCGACGCGAACCTGGCCAGGTTCGCGCCGCCGCCGGGCCGGATGTCGAGCGTATTCCGGTGGTGGTGGTGGGCGCCCATCTCTCGGGCATGCCGCTCAATCACCAACTGA
- a CDS encoding urea amidolyase associated protein UAAP2 produces MSIICTPAADLDPAAAAYDFTIPANRPWSHVVKAGQTLRIVDLEGCQAVDTLFYAAADFSERYSAQDTLLAQGSAYVTTGTKLMSNEGNVMLTVVADSCGRHDTSAGACSCEANTVRFGHHTRYMHACRENFVVELAKHGLTKRDIVPNINFFMNVPIDPHGGLAIVDGISVPGSHVDMVAAMDVLCVISNCPQVNNPCNGFDPTPVRILIWNGEAA; encoded by the coding sequence ATGTCCATCATCTGCACCCCGGCGGCGGATCTCGACCCGGCCGCTGCCGCCTATGACTTCACCATTCCCGCCAACCGCCCGTGGTCCCATGTGGTGAAGGCGGGCCAGACCCTGCGCATCGTCGACCTGGAGGGCTGCCAGGCAGTCGATACCCTGTTCTATGCCGCGGCCGATTTCTCGGAACGCTACAGCGCGCAGGACACCCTGCTGGCGCAGGGTTCGGCCTATGTCACCACCGGCACGAAGCTCATGTCCAACGAGGGCAATGTCATGCTGACCGTGGTGGCCGACAGTTGCGGCCGGCATGATACCTCGGCCGGGGCCTGCTCGTGCGAGGCCAACACCGTGCGCTTTGGCCATCACACACGTTACATGCATGCCTGCCGCGAGAATTTCGTGGTCGAGCTGGCCAAGCACGGGCTGACCAAGCGCGACATCGTGCCCAACATCAATTTCTTCATGAACGTGCCGATCGACCCCCATGGCGGGCTGGCGATCGTCGACGGCATTTCCGTGCCCGGCTCCCATGTCGACATGGTGGCGGCGATGGACGTGCTGTGCGTCATCTCCAACTGCCCGCAGGTGAACAATCCCTGCAATGGCTTCGATCCCACGCCGGTGCGGATTCTCATCTGGAACGGGGAGGCTGCGTGA